The following proteins are co-located in the Cyprinus carpio isolate SPL01 chromosome B19, ASM1834038v1, whole genome shotgun sequence genome:
- the LOC109105856 gene encoding V-type proton ATPase subunit C 1-B-like: protein MTEFWLSSAPGEKNCQQTWDKMNMATAQTNLSTNHKFNIPELKVGTLDVLVGLSDELAKLDSFVESVVRKVAQYMADVLEDSRDKVQENLLANGVDLVTYVTWFQWDMAKYPVKQSLKNISEIMSNQVSQIDSDLKARASAYNSLKGNLQSLERKNVGSLLTRSLADIIEKDNFVLDSEYLTTLLVVVPKTSYPDWQKTYETLSEMVVPRSTKLLFEDQDSGLFSVALFRKAIDDFKHKARENKFTVRDFQYNEEEMKADKEEMTRLSTDKKKQFGPLVRWLKVNFSEAFIALIHIKALRVFTESVLRYGLPVNFQAMLLQPNKKNVKKLRKGLQDRYKHLDSSATVIDASMDIPGLNLSQQEYYLYVYYKIDCNLLEFK from the exons ATGACAGAGTTCTGGTTGAGCTCTGCTCCTGGAGAGAAGAACTGCCAGCAGACATGGGACAAGATGAACATGGCCACAGCTCAGACCAACCTGTCCACTAACCACAAGTTCAACATACCTGAACTGAAA GTGGGGACTCTGGATGTCCTTGTTGGGCTGTCTGATGAGCTTGCCAAATTGGACTCTTTCGTAGAG AGTGTAGTGAGGAAAGTGGCCCAGTACATGGCTGATGTGTTAGAGGACAGTCGAGATAAAGTTCAGGAGAACCTTTTGGCCAATGGGG TTGATCTAGTCACATATGTTACATGGTTCCAGTGGGATATGGCCAAGTATCCAGTCAAACAGTCCCTTAAGAACATCTCAGAGATCATGTCCAAT CAAGTGAGTCAGATTGACAGTGATCTCAAAGCCAGAGCTTCAGCTTATAATAGCCTAAAAGGGAACCTGCAGAGTCTGGAGAGAAAGAATGT AGGGAGTCTTTTGACTAGGAGCTTGGCTGATATAATCGAGAAAGATAATTTTGTTCTAGACTCTGAATACCTTACTACTCTGCTAGTAGTTGTTCCAAA GACTAGTTATCCTGACTGGCAGAAGACATATGAAACTCTTTCTGAAATGGTGGTTCCAAGATCCACAAA GCTTTTATTTGAAGACCAAGACAGTGGGCTGTTTAGTGTTGCACTCTTTAGGAAGGCTATTGATGACTTCAAACACAAAGCAAGAGAAAACAA GTTCACAGTGCGTGATTTTCAGTACAATGAAGAGGAGATGAAAGCAGACAAAGAGGAAATGACTCGCCTCTCCACTGACAAGAAAAAGCAATTT GGTCCTTTGGTGCGTTGGCTTAAAGTAAACTTCAGTGAGGCTTTCATCGCATTGATACACATCAAGGCACTCCGGGTTTTTACAGAGTCAGTCTTGAG GTATGGGCTGCCAGTGAATTTCCAGGCCATGCTGCTTCAGCCGAACAAGAAGAATGTAAAGAAACTGAGGAAAGGTCTGCAGGACCGTTACAAACACTTGGACAGCAGTGCTACTGTTATTGAT GCATCTATGGACATCCCAGGTCTGAATCTCAGCCAGCAAGAATACTATCTGTATGTTTACTACAAGATCGACTGCAACCTCCTTGAGTTCAAATAG